The Calypte anna isolate BGI_N300 chromosome 3, bCalAnn1_v1.p, whole genome shotgun sequence genome segment AAGCAACCTACtgaaaatacaattattttgacaagtaaaaacatttttaaaagaacctGGCTGGTTTCAATTCAGTTTCCCATTTTCAAGTATGTGGGTACTAAAATATGgaattttccaaaataaatctgtcactACTAAAAGGGTATAGGTCAGGATTTTAGTCAAAGCCCTCTTTCATAAGGATATCTAAAACAAAGACCCGTGACCTAAATTCTCACTTCTAAAGTTAAAGATCTTCCTGTAATCCACAATACCCTTGCAGAATGGATACGTGTAGAGAAACTCcccacaaaggaaaacaaaagtgcTGTGGAGAGGTAAGAGGCATAAGAGAGTGCAAAGAAGTCAGCTTTTGTGCTGCACACAAAGAAGAACTGAAATCAAGACACTCAGAATACTAAGTGTCAATAAGTGAGAACACcagaaacaccaggaaaaaacaataaattccAGAGGTAAActagtaatttttcttcatgcagTAGCAAGACACATATTCTTTATTAAACTACTCTCACAAAATAACAGTAAAGATAACTAACACGCAGCAACACAATTAGCTATAGCAAGagaaatttatcttttaaaaaaatcatcccaCTCTGCAAGGGCTACCTGTCTCTACTTGCACAGGTTGCCCATCTGCTTGTCTGCAGCCTGCTATTGGCACAAACTCCTACTGATGATCAGAGGCAATGGCAGCCTTGCTGGCAGCAATTCAGCTCTTCCCATGCAATGCATTCAGACACTCCTTTGGTGCAGCAGCCAAAGCACCAAAATCAgccaaagctgatttttttcatcacGTAACAGTAGACACATTTAAGTAGCTGTCCATACGATGAACTAGCTAATTGAAAGGCAAAAACACACACTCTAAACAAGAgtacaaacacaaaaaaagcacagcattGAGTTCATAGCTTTTCTACTCAAGTTGCTGAAAACTGCAGGACAAAGTCAAGGtttccaaaagcttttttttttgtaagagcaGTAGCTTTATCCTTATTGTCTTGTATTATGACTGCACAGAACTGCCCTGAGTATATGGAGAACAAGATTAACAACACATACTCTTAAAAAAGTAGCATTAATATTTCCTTATGGTTgtatagaaataatttctgaatttagaaaaatagaaatccatttcccagctccttccccttcaCACCTGCTGCTTTAATATAGACTACTGTAATTAGCCCTCTCCACCAAACAACAGTGCCCCCTTCTAAAGCCTGCTCAAGTTTATGTATAGCTTAAGCATTCCAACCACTTGGTACAGCAGGTTGGTCTAcactcttctctctccttttatcCTCCATGCACAAGGAAATACCACTCAAGCCTTTTTGTACCTCAGATCATCCATATGctaaattaatttacaaaagatgtgcaaaaattacattaaaatatttggagCCTTTTCATCTGCCAGTTTAATAGCTTCAATCTTCACTTGTATGACTTCTCTGTACCAACCATTCATACAACAGTGCTTTAGACAAAAATTGTTTAAATACTTCACCCTCTCAGTTGCAAatatcaagaaaataatttcaagcatCAAGGAAAATCTTTTGCATTATGGTATCTTAAAGtttaactgaaagcaaaatttagtCCTTTCCCTCGATTTCAAAAGCCaatccaagaagaaaaaatcattGTGTATGTAGAATTTGAGTAGCTGAGAAGTTAGTACTGCAGTTTTACCAACAATAAGCAACATTACAAGCTCATCTGAAAGAGTATTCTAATGCAATATTGGTGCCCTTGACAAATGTGGCAACTCCACTTCTTCTGAGTAGCTCCATTAGTTTCATGTAGTGACAGCAGGTAGCTATTAATTAACTGTTTTGTTATACACAAATGCCACTACAGACAAGACTTTTGTATGGCTGCAGTTTACTTCTGTGTCTTGGTTTAATCCCATGCATCAGCCTGGGAAAAACCTAGTTATATCAATAgcataattacattttaaaaaaccatcTGGTTTTAAGTATGCAAGGTTTTAAGCCCAAGCAAGTATCAATTTCAGCTGGGTTTTCAAGCAAAAACCCTTTGCAACAGACAATTAAGGCTTCCATCACTCTACAAGAGGTAACAATGAGAAACAAATTTAAGCCACAGAAGCACTGGTCTATTTTTGACTGCTATTTAAGTATTTATTAAGCTGCTTTTCATCCATTTATTCAGTTGGCTGAACATCCATCTGCCCCATACAACATCTGGAAACACATACTTAGCAAGCTACTATAGTAAGGCATCTGGATAGTGCTTGGttgcatattttttattaacataATCGCCAAGAGCTTCTAGAATTTGTCTTGCTGATATACTTCAACTTCGCCTGAGGCAAGATTGGGAAAAGATCCCCCTGCTAGTATAAAATAGTTCAAGTACTGGAGAAAAGCCAGCCTGTTTTTTAATAGCAAGatttgcagaaaagaaatttacagTTCCTCATTGATCTCTAGCAAAATTCAAGCAAAggtttaagttttaaaatacatgtttaatTATTTAGCCAATATAACAGTTCTACAAACTGCATCACACATAATGTTGCACAGCTTATGACCAAGATCAGTTCTAAAAGCTATAATCTTGCTAGTAAGAGTGCTAACACAAACTGGCAATTTTAGCATTTCAGTTcagaaaacatccattcttctAAAACCCACTGATGTATATCAttgatgtaaatatttattagatCCAGTCAACATGCTACAGTATTATGTTAATAAACCTTCCCACTGGGAGAATACACCAGCACAAGGTATGAACACAATGAAAACTATATGAAATTTTATAGTAACTTTCCAGAAATATGGTTGTGGCCAATCAAATTCAGACTAAAGTAAAACAGATATCAAATATGTCTTCTTAGCATACGTAATATTTAAGAATAGTTTTTGTTCAATtcccaaaaataaatacaagctTTCACTTGAAAGCATTTACTTTCCTAGTTCCAAAGTGGAGTCTGGGGGGATGAAAATGCTTCAGACTTGTCATCAGTCCACTTCAGTACATAAAAGCATCTCCTGTCCCAGTATTAGTCCAAATCCAAAATCcgtattttctttcagtgaaacATGCCCAGAGcactcattttattttcagcagttcAGTCTGTTTCCATGGTGGAACTGCGGGATTCCTTAGCCACCATGAGTCGCATTAGCTGACTGTGGAATTTCTCGATCTTCTTTACATCTTGAGCCTGGTCTGTCCTATACAGCAAACACTGTAAAGATAAAGTTGCTTAATAACAGATTTGCCTTGAACTGTGTTTATCTTGTTTAGTTTCAACAAATTTATGcttggaacaaaaaaaccacgGTAAGTACTTAAACGTTGATTTGTGGCAGCACCAACACATACCTaccctcttttaaaaatatacacgTACAACCATGTTTATATTTAAGTTCCTCAAAAAGGCTCATGCCTTTGATTATGAAAATAGGGGTGCTTATAATTTATCCTGATATTCTTCTCACACAGAAAGGATGCTAAAATTTGAGGTTTAAATGTCTTGAAGACACTCTTGTCTGCATTGTCTAAAGACACAAGCAGattttaaacacagaattaCTCTGCTATTCTCTATATtctgtaaatttattttgcctttcataGTCCTTAACTGTATGCTGCCAGCATCATAAAAGTTCTGTACTTCCAGCTGAAGAGGACCCCTTCCCCAAAATCTACTTCTAAGAGAGTCCTAAATAAGGAATACAACATCTGATTAacataaaaaagcattttcttatgTGAAAAGCCTGTGAATGCTAAAGGAGCTAAAGTAATATGTCAGTGACTTATCAAAGAAAGGCCacttatgggattttttttcagacttaagTAATATCTTTTACCTGCACAGCATGAGTAAGACCCAGGCTGatttaacaataaaaaacccaaaacaaaacagaatccTTAATACTTCAGTGCTGTCAACATAGCAACTTTTTCCAGCATCAATTTCCtattttaattcaaagaaaCAACAGAACAGTTCATTTTTAGTGCTACAGATTTAGAAGCAAGAAAGTTTCTGCCtttataaaaaaccaaaaggcaccaaaataaatattaaaaaaacccaacatgaaACCAACCCCTTGTTCCCCCACTATAACTTGTTCCTGTGACTGCAAGCTCACATTCATGAATCACCTGACTGCAACCACCCCTATTGGAGATTTCAATTAAACTGCCCTTCACTTCCCCTGGTCATCAGTGCCCCATACTAAGTCCTATTATCCTATGGAGAAGTGTCACATCTCTCCTAGATTTTGGTAATACCAATGCCAGACTACTGttcctggaaagcagaaagattttttccaagCCTGAAGATAACAGAAGGGCAGACAACTGTTACTCTGAACTGCTGAAAAACAACCTGGCTATAACATCACCAAAAACCTGTTGCTAGCATGCATGTCAGTATGCATGAAAATAAGATCTCTGAACTGCAAGTGAATCTTGTCACTCAGACTGACAGCACTCCACTGTCTCAGCATCACAAATAAGGAGCTTGACCTATGGTTGAAAGCTACCACTActctgaggaaataaaaaggaccACTCACATTAGTAAACACACGTGCAAAGGTGCTCCTGAAATACTTTAGCAGAAGCTACCAATGTCATGTCTTGAAGCATTTTCAGATAGACACAAAGTCCAAGATTTTTGTAGTacttgtatttaaataaaataataaaattattatgtTGAGACACAATAAGAAGACTGAAGTGTTAGACCTTTTCCTGGATTGTGCAAAGCTGAACTACAGATCAGTGCTAGTCACAGACAGATCAACAAGAGAAGGCTGAGCACAAAATCTTAGAAAATTGTCAGGCACTCGGAAGGCAGTGGCCAAGAGCTCCCAAGTTGACTTACATCAAAATGCAAGTCCATGAGAGATCCAATAAGCCCTAAAAAGGGAATATATTCTGTACTTACAGCTACATCATCTGTTACTTTGATACAGAGGTTCCCATCACAATGTCGGTATTTGAGAACAACTCGCACCtgaaattacaaatattttataaattagcACCTACAGCTAACAATTCTCAGAACATAACTGAATGAAATCTGCTCAAACTCAGATGTTTTGCTGGAATTACGTACTGCTTCATATTTTCACCACCTCTGTGGTGGTcgtctgctctgctgcagcacaggcaggatGGTTTGGAAGCTAAACCATCACATTTCCCTGCCAAATATATTAACATCAGGGAGCTTAACACTGGACATGTTCAAACCCACTAAAAATACAGCAACAACAGTTCCTGTGACTTCCGTCACATGTAAGATAAACTAATAGACACATCAATACAAAACACATTGTCACCAGAgaaaaattggttttaatttcagTATAGTTAGCACTTGCATATGAACCATGCTAAAGACTTAGGTTAAACACTACTTCTGTAGGTTCTGCTTTTTGGTGATGAAAACTAGGCCTCTCTTACAGAAATTTCATCACATTACACATTTTGTGCTACTTTTTCACTAAAATGCAACGCTGCTTCTGAACACTGAAATTGCTTTTACTGTTTTCACAAACcatactcctgaaaaaaatcaccagaaacaaaaagcagccaTATACCAAGACGTTCATTCCTAGAACAAATGTTCTTTAATAAGTTAACACCTCCCAGTTTTTGAACTGACACTTCAGGCCACAATACAATGTAAGACTCAATGAATGctttattttagtatttcacTAAGCCAGATTCAAATTATATGGTTGCATATGTTGTAAACCAACTCTCGAAACACTCTTCATGTAAAAGATGTCTTTTAATCTAGGTTCCTAAAACACAGGTAACACTGCAAATGAGCACAACGTCCCTGGATCTGGATCCTCGAGGTTGATTCCTGTCGCTGATTAACAACATCTAAACTCCGCAGCCTGTGTAGGTTTTTGGGACagcctgaggacagctggcttctggagcctataggagacaagaatctaaacacctccctgcaatccagaaggaaactgtcagtgatctactgagctgcttggatccccacaagtctatgggaccagatgaactccatccaagggtgatgagagagttggcagaagagctcgccaagcctctctctatcatctaccagaagtcctggctcactggggacatccctgatgactggaagttggccaatgtcacgccaatccacaagaagggccggaaggaagacccgggaaactacaggcctgtcagcctgacctcagtgcctggcagggttatggaacagatcatcctgggggcaatcacacagcacctgcaggacggacaggggatcagacccagccagcacgggtttaggaagggcaggtcctgtctgaccaacctgatctccttttgtGATagggtgacccgcctggtggatgaggggaaggctgtggatgtagtctatctggacttcagcaaggccttcgacaccgtctcccacagcatcctcctgagaaagctggctgcccacagcttggacaagcgtactctgcactgggttaagaattggctagagggccgggcccagagagtggtactgaatggggctgcttccagttggcagccggtcaccagcggtgtcccccaaggatcagtgttgggcccagtcctgttcaatatcttcattgatgacttggatgaggggattgagtccatcatcagcaagtttgcagatgacaccaagctggggagaagtgttgatcagctggaaggcaggaggattctgcagagggacctggacagactggagagatgggctgactccaatgggatgagcttcaacaaggccaagtgccgggtcctgcactttggccacaaccccatgcagcgctacagactggggacagagtggttggagagcagccaggcagaaagggacctgggagtctggattgacaggaagctgaacatgagccagcagtgtgcccaggtggccaagaaggccaatggcaatctggcatgtatcagaaacagcgtcaccagcaggtccaaggaggtgattctgcccctatactcagccctggtaaggccacaccttgagtactgtgttcagttctgggcccctcagttcaagaaggatatcgaggtcctcgaacaggtccaaaggagggcaaccaagctggtgaagggactcaaacacagatcctatgaggagaggctgagggagctggggctgttcagcctgaagaagaggaggctcaggggagacctcattgctctctacaactacctgaaaggaggatggagccaggcaggggttggtctcttttcccaggcaactctcagtaagacaagagggcatggtcttaaattgtgccgggggaagttcagattggatattagaaagaattttttcacggaaagggtgatcagacattggaacgggctgcctggggaggtggtggactcttcgtccctggagacatttaaaaagcgactcgatatggcactcagtgccatagtctagtgactgtggcggtagttgatcaagggttggactcgatgatctctgaggtcccttccaacccagcctattctatgattctatgattgggTGTTAAGTGACAGCTTCCTTCTGACGAACGCCAGATGAGACCAAGGCCAGTAAACGACCCCCCCCACTCGCTGCTTCTTCCCCCACCTCGCCCTCGAGCAGGCGCCTAGGATACACCTCGATAAGCCCCTCCGACTGGTTACCGCAGCCAGGACCGCCTTCAGGAGCCCAATTCCCGGCGAGTTCAGCACGGATACGGTCCCCGCGCGGTGCCGCAAGGGGCTCCACGACCCGGTAGGGACACGCGTCTCCGCCAAGAGGCCGCTCCGCCCAGCTCCGCCGCAGGCTCCCCTACCCGACAGGGCTCAGAGGACCGCCTTACTCCTGGGGCGGCCAGAGGACGCAGAGAACACGGAAAAAACGAGTCGCCCCCACCGGCGCCCACCGCCTCACTCCACAGCCACACCTACCTGAGGCCCCCCATTCACCCACCCACCATCCATCCATTTGCAAGGCCCCGCCCCACCCCACCTTCATGGGGTCAGCGAGGTAGAGCTTCTCGGCGGCGCGTGTGAACTCCTCCCAGGTCTGGTAGTGCGGCATGGCGAGGCCGCCCCGACACCGACACTGCCCGCTTCCGTTCCGCCAGCAAAATGGCGCCGGGGCGCCTGCGCCTCCCAGACACCCGGCGGCTCCCATCGGTCGGCGGGAAACGCTGCTGCCCAATCGCGGGGCGCGTAACTCAGGGGTTCCGCACTGAGGAAGGAGGCAGAGCGCTCAGCGGCGCCTGTGCCACAGCGCCTCCCCCAGGCGCGGCGGGATGCCGGCAGCAGCGGACCTGCGGCGGTGAGGGTCCCGTCGGCGGTGGCACCGCAGCGGCGGGGAGGCGGGGGCTTGGGGCTTGGGGCTGAGCGCTGAGGTCAGAGGGATGCGAGTCCGAGCCCAGGCCCTGCTGGAGAGGTGGCTGACTCCGCGGGCCAGGTGCGGGCCGGCTCCTCGTCGGTCGCCGACTCTGAGAGCCGTGGGGCAGGGGGGCCAGCGTGGGGCGAACTGCCTGGTCTCGGCCTGCAGGGCCCTGGCCCGGCCTGAGAGGCCCCGGTCTGGCGTGAGAGGTCCGGCGGAGGATGGGGCCGTGAGCCTAGGCGGCTTCTGTAGCCGAGTCTGGTCCAGGTTTTCCCACGGTGGAAGGTCCTTTGTTACACTGGAGGGTGGCTCCGCTTTGAACAAAAAGGATATTTGGGAGCAGCTGGCCGGGTTCCCCGGGATGCCGAGGCAGCCACAGGCATATCAGAGGGCTGCTGAGGCTGTGCCTGCCCCGGAACGGCAAAGCTGCTGGTTTCAGAAAGAGactgaaagttaaaaattataaagatCTGGGCAAACCCCGCTTTTCAAATCTACATGTGTGTGCTAAGCTTTTACATAAAACAGACTAAAATTTGCTTCAAAAGGAAATCCATTAATTTTCTTGTTAACACTGCAAAATCCCATTTCCTTTAGtgttctatgatttttttttcctcaattgcCCAAAGCTTGTAGTCAGCCATAGTGCTATGTTCTGACCATTCTGTGTAACTAATTCGATTAcaattaaatttaaacattCTACTCCTCTGTTTATGGGGTTGCACTGAAAATGAAGAAGCTGCTGCTAATGACTCACAACTTCAAGTCACTCGAGTACTTCAAGTTACTGAACTGAGCAAAGCTCAGCAGTGTggccaaaaaaataaaccagaaagtTTAGGATGAATCTACATGTGAGGGGACAAATTATTCAAGTTGTTCCAGTCTTCACTAGCAACATGGAGAAATACTAGCTGTAGGGCTTTTTTGACCACAAAGGTCACAATAGGCAGAAGGGAGAATGAAGAAATATGGTACTGAAATGAAAGGGTGGATGGGAAGTAAGGGGGGAAAAACTAGAATGAATTTACCTGAGtcagtaaagcagaaaataattgttaCTGTGGGGGTCAACTCTGACAAAGTCAGCAGTGATTAGACTGCCAAACTTTAATAAGTTTGTTAACTTATTAAGAAAGTGTTAAGTAGTCTACAAAATTTTGTACAGGGGCTTTGCACCGATAGTTGAGGCTATGAACAGTGGAAAGacttaagactttttttctttccagaattGCTCACACAGTTTAAATGCTGCTGTGTCTGAGAACACAGCTTCAGAAATGTAAGAGCTGTCTTTCAGAGAGGCTGATAACCAACAGCTCTGATTAGAGGCGACAGATTTATTGTCAGAGCCTAAAGCAGCTATCCCAGACACAGAACCTAATCTGGAGGGAGTAGTTCTCCAGTATCTTAGGTTTTGGGTAGACATTTCTAACAGCAGAGTAAGAATTGCCTTTGGTGGTGTATTATAGAAACATAGGGGAtgtaaaaacatgaaaaggaaaagtgtgAGGAGGACAAACCCTGTAACATGCATAACATATTATGGAACCATCGCTCAACAAATTTGGATCCAGGTTTTCAAGTGGGACatagatgttttctttctgaagcagaagtCCCACTTTTGGGCTGTCCATTCAAAAGCTCCCTAGGTTGCTTTTCAAAGGATTCTAGTTTTGACTCAAATattcaatgtatttttatgtttttttgcGGGGGAggggggttgtttgttgttgtttttttggtttgtttttttttgacacGAGCACTCTTAGGAGCTTGCTAATGGCCAGTCATTAACCCTGTGATTCACtatttctgcagctgagctaatgcaacagagcaaaattagaaaacaaaaccatttaaatattttttttccttaacccAGGTGATTTCTGTGATCCATCTTAGGATGCAGCTTCTAAAGCTATTATATATGCACAATTTTTGAAGTTAGAAATGGTAGCGGGCAGAACAAAGAACAGAGAGAGTACTTTTGTAATTATCCTTACCTGTGAAGAAAATGTGACGTGTCACTATGACAGTTACCAATAGCCTGATACACAATTCCCCACAGCCTGTTCCTGGTGGTGGATATTAAGGCTTTCCTCTTACCTGCCACCACCACATATGGCCTCACATTTGTGCTGCCACAGCTGTTCATAACTTCACATTGGGGATCAAACCAATATTGGATTAAAAGCAGTGCTGGTTTtagtaatacattttttttaactgagctcagttaattttttcagtttactgtGTGGCCTTATGTACTTCTGTGGAAATTCCTACTGCTTATGCTGGCTTGTCACCAAAAATAAGGAAGTATATGCAAAACTGCTTTCCCAGCTCCCCTGAAAGCAGGGCCAGTTGCTGAAATCTCAGCAATTAAAATGAGACATTATTTCTAAGCCTCAGGGAATGTCTTATACCTGTAGTTAGTGCACTGCTTTGTTCTGTTATTCTCATCTTGCCTGGAGAACAGAACATTTTCTTGACATGTTTGAAAAGTAACTTAGACCACTCCAGATATTCAGCTGTAAGTTGTATTTGATGTATGtccaaaactgtatttttcaggtGAGTTCCAATGAATACAGAAATAGTAGAACTCTTTCAATGGGCTTTTTgttaagtgaaataaaatgaacaGTTGTTTATCACTATGTAGAGTTTTTGGTATCCTGACAATAATAATTTAGTAGCTGGTAAGAATACTGCTTAAACATGCATACTTATCTTTCTTTCCCTGAGATTGTGCGTTCTTCcatgacagaaataattttggtgGTCTTAATGGCCATTCCCTCACTTGTAAGAGAAATCTGGAATGCTATAAAAAGTCATTTACCCTTTCCTCGGTCTCTCCTTGTGTATCCTTGCTACGTTTCTTAGACCACCCTAGATAATGCCTTTTTAGGCTTGGATTTAAGGCCATAAAAAGCTATGAAGCAATAATGTAACTATTTGTGTGATGAAGacttttcatgtgttttttttccgCAGGTCTTTCCCTCATCCAACTTGTATGTACATGATTAATGATCTCTCTTTGATCAAGCCTCTGCATGCCCCTgcaagttttgttttgtatggTTATATTCAAGCATATGGATTCCACATGGCaatttctttagttttttaTCTAGTGTCTTCCTTTGCATAAATgacaaactgaaagaaaacagtagGAAAAGACCTTGCATTGTATCTTAAAATATCCACAGAGATACTGAGTTCATACAGCTGCTACAAAGTTAATGGAAGTCgcagctgctcagcatcatTCAAGATTATAGATTTGCTTTCTCATCTTTCACATTAATGCTTTAATTCCATCTAAAGCAGGTGCCATATTCTTATTcgcaaatatatttttatttcctggatAGGGAATTCAGATAAGAGTATTAAATTCATTATAATAGTTACCTGTCACCATGACATACTACTGGTTGGTAAAACAATCTGGTCTTTCCAGCTAAAAGGAAATACAGTAACTTCTTTCAGAGCAGGTTCAACGCAGCCCTCAGGAAGCTAAGAAAGCATGGGCATGGTAATTATACATTCCATTCTTTGTGTATATGGTAAAAAATAGCTTGGGATTTGTACTGATGCAAACCAGTAATTACAcagggttgttgttttggtttgggttgggttttttgtttgggttgtttgggtttttatgtttgttttttgttttgtttttgaaagggCATCTATGTGCATAAGGATACAGATAGATATTGAGTACAGTAAGATATGAGGTCTTTGACATCTTACTGGCTTCTGAATCTCAGTAGGTACGAGAATAAAGAAACAGTTCATGCTCCTGGATGGGTTATAACATGTCAACAGAGACACAGGTTATACCTCCTGAAGGATCACAAAATATACTTCTCCTTTCTATGAGTTTTATGTTTTAAGCACCTTGGCAAATGGTTTTGCCAGGCTGAGCCATATATACTTAATTGCATCAATGCtacttttc includes the following:
- the SRP9 gene encoding signal recognition particle 9 kDa protein yields the protein MPHYQTWEEFTRAAEKLYLADPMKVRVVLKYRHCDGNLCIKVTDDVACLLYRTDQAQDVKKIEKFHSQLMRLMVAKESRSSTMETD